A genomic region of Trifolium pratense cultivar HEN17-A07 linkage group LG3, ARS_RC_1.1, whole genome shotgun sequence contains the following coding sequences:
- the LOC123915265 gene encoding LOB domain-containing protein 12-like: MSSSNSPCAACKYLRRKCTQECDFAPYFLPESPQRFANVHRVFGASNVAKLLKELNATDREDAVKSLAYEAESRIKDPVYGCVGLISMLQQRLKEIQHELHAAKKELSSYNLNPQTMQYLLAHPGTVIMPQQQQQWNNAQFAGFANNFPPEIAGGGGIVIRDGQQQQQDQEFMEAHQLLAAQQQYMLRYSGGHQMSGAAVSDVADGGQSLGMGNFDNGAGGGGGAGGGGGGAVGYYQIQQQGGGEQQQNYHHHNVSVPAAHGNPIEAQLLLSPQNQETGEDGKSVGSTHHSC; encoded by the coding sequence ATGTCGTCATCAAATTCACCATGTGCAGCGTGCAAGTATCTCCGACGAAAGTGCACCCAAGAATGTGATTTCGCCCCCTATTTCCTCCCCGAAAGTCCACAGAGATTTGCTAATGTGCACCGTGTATTCGGTGCAAGCAACGTCGCTAAGCTCTTAAAAGAGCTTAACGCGACTGACCGTGAAGACGCGGTGAAATCCCTAGCATACGAGGCAGAGTCTCGCATAAAAGATCCGGTTTATGGCTGTGTTGGTTTGATCTCGATGCTCCAACAGCGGTTAAAAGAAATCCAACATGAGCTCCATGCCGCGAAAAAGGAACTCTCTAGTTACAATCTGAATCCTCAAACTATGCAGTACTTGTTGGCACATCCCGGAACGGTTATAATGCCTCAGCAGCAACAACAATGGAATAATGCTCAATTTGCGGGTTTCGCGAACAATTTTCCTCCTGAGATTGCTGGAGGAGGTGGGATAGTTATTCGTGATGGtcagcagcagcagcaagaTCAGGAGTTTATGGAAGCTCATCAGTTACTTGCTGCTCAGCAGCAGTATATGCTTAGGTATAGTGGTGGACATCAGATGAGTGGTGCTGCTGTTTCTGATGTTGCTGATGGTGGTCAGTCATTAGGAATGGGAAATTTTGATAACGGTGCTGGTGGCGGAGGCGGTGCTGGTGGCGGTGGCGGAGGCGCGGTTGGTTATTATCAGATTCAGCAACAAGGAGGAGGAGAACAACAACAGaattatcatcatcataatgTTAGTGTTCCTGCTGCTCATGGTAATCCAATTGAGGCACAGCTTCTGTTGTCTCCACAGAATCAGGAAACTGGTGAGGATGGTAAAAGTGTTGGAAGCACACATCATTCTTGTTGA